GAGGCTCATGGCCGGGCGGCCATGAGCCTTCACCTTGACCGGAACCTGCGCCTGGAGCCACACGCCCACCCGGAGGCAGCTGATCCAGGCCAGGACGACCAGCCCGAACAGACGTTCCAGCCGGTCCGGGCGGGTGATGCCGGTCCGCTCCAAATCGAACCCGCGGACCTTGAGGCTCGCGAACGTGCACTCCACCGACCAGCGAGCCCGGTACAGCACGCAGGTGTCCCACACGCTGAAATCCGTGGCCACGACCTGCATCACCTCACCGTAGACGTACGCCTTTTCAGCCATGCACCGGACTTCCCCAACCTTCAGATCACCGAACCACGCGTCCACGCGCAGCTCGTCGACCACAGCGTTCTTTCGGATGCGGATGGCCCGTTTGATGCCCTTACGCCTCAGGAAGCGGAATCACTCCCCACCGATGAACTCCCGGTCAGCGACCAGGCCCTTCCAGCGGCCCGCTGGAAGGGCCTTCAGGAGTCGTGAGACCAATTGGATGCGCCGGACCGTGCCGCTGTTGCCGTCGTGATCGAGAGCGGTCCAGACGAGCGGCACCGTGTACCCGTGCAACACGACGCCGAGGACCAAGAGGTTCAGGGGCGCCTCGCCACGCTCCCAGGTCGTCCGGTCCATGCTGAGCAGAAGTTTCCCAGGGGGCAGCAAGGCCAGCAGGAAGGCCAGGAACACCGGTCCGGTCAGCTGGGGATCCCGGCACCCTCGTTCCACCC
The Deinococcus sedimenti DNA segment above includes these coding regions:
- a CDS encoding transposase; this translates as MRRKGIKRAIRIRKNAVVDELRVDAWFGDLKVGEVRCMAEKAYVYGEVMQVVATDFSVWDTCVLYRARWSVECTFASLKVRGFDLERTGITRPDRLERLFGLVVLAWISCLRVGVWLQAQVPVKVKAHGRPAMSLVRYGAERLCHALRWNLPELPALIRLLSTPFHAPGAA